CTTATCtgcttttaatttatgttcttaaaagttattttttattgttatcagTAATAACTCAGctcccggaatcacagacacaatagaaaatctattgtgtctggaccgatcgggccgctcggggctcaatgggtgccccgttcaataaatatttgttgaaCAACAGTTGATCAACTATGCTACTGGAAACATTGTTTAAATGTTATCTAAATAACATAACGTTACcatttcaacaaaattttacTATGAATATGGGGCTTAAAACTATGTCTTAAAATTTTGGTTATTCAACCAAGTAAGTAAGTAGTTGTACAGGAGATGTATATATATtgtaaacataggtatttatttaaaatcattatttgtAGATGAAAGCTCCAAAAAGATCTGCGACGAGGACGAACATCGAAAATTAGCAGACAGTAAATCGGAGGGCACAAAAACGGTAAAAGATTCAGAAAACAAGAAATCAAAAAGGAGACCCGTGATCACGACGATCCGATCTAAAAACGACGCAAAAGTATACAAAACAGTTACATTCACAGATTTTAAAGCTGAGCAACGAGATGCCAAGGCTCTACAAATAAAGATACCCACAGAAAATCCCCTTATAAGAAAAGAAAAGACTACACCAGTTGTAAATGATGTTGTAGTAAAAGAAATAGATAAAACGACAGAATCTTCACATTATTCAAGCAGTAAATCGCGAAAGAAACGCATTGCACATAAAACAAAGAGAGCAAATATACCTTCACCAGATCCGTTTAGAAAAGGAGAATCACCGCCTACAGAAGTGGCTAAATGGGCACCTAATTGTTTGAACAAACATACGAAACCGTATTACGAAGCGTGGGTTGACACGACTTTGGCAGCCATCACGAAGTTTTCTGAAAAGGACAAAATGTTCCTGGAGAAACAGAATCTAATTGAGAGTTTTAGACGCATGTTGGAACGGCCGGACAGTCCAGATCTAGTTTATAATCATATGGATGAAAAATATCttggtaaaattaaaattaggcAGAAGTGACAcggttaataaattattacattttatttgaacaGAGCTGTGTAAGGAgctgtgaaataaattatcaacatgaacaaaatatgaaaaatatatatttaatatcagTGATTCAGTggctaaataataaatttataactactGTGGgattaataaagaattatttaaaaaaaatatcaaacataaaATGCGTTTCATTGTAGTTCAtccttttgttatttttttaactgagTAGAAATTTTTTGTCTGATGTGGATTCGTGGTTGatcaaaattgaatttttaataaaagctcagagatatattataatagtagggttactttcgcatttataatattagtatggattaaaataCTTTGTACTTTTTAGTTTTGGCCTAATAACTGCTCTAAGTAAGTAGTAATAGGAAAGTTATGAGATTGAGACTATACAGCCCATTTGACACACCTTACACCTAGATACGactgaaatagatttttttacgATATGTTTTTGAGTGTTTATGTAGGTAGTGATTCCTGttgatttttaaccgacttcaaaaaaaaggaggaggttatcaattcggccggtatgtttttttttatgtatgtacaccgattactccgagttttctgaaccgatttacgtgattctttttttgttcgatgcgggatggtgttgaattggtcccataaaaattttattcggataggaccagcagtttttattgtatgagcatttttgtctgtaggtatttgtaaattttgcaagtgcaagtttgaagtcggttgtttttaacgcagttatcacttgttcctaaaaaatatcatacttTATAACTTGGCTCTACTGTGGCTCTACGCCTGCGCCTGAATAAAAACTTTACCCATTTGATGACTTCGCTATacaatccctactaatataataaatgcgaaagtaactctgtctgtctgttacgctttcccgcttaaacctctcaagcgattttgatgaaatttgtaatctttagaccctgagaaagaacataggctaccttttaatGCGAAATAtgaaccacgggcgaagctggggcagaccactagtttattataactGGTTTCGAATTTAGATTATTCAATTAGGAAATGAAACCTTGTTACATTCTGACTTTACTTTGCTAAGAGAAAAACTGCGATAACAGTtacatagtttttatagtaCTTACTGACACACTAGTTATATGTGTGTAATGTATTAAGTTGTATTTGAGTAGGTACCATGCATGTAAAGTCATGAGCAGACgctagttcataatattattatctaggtATGTtggtaggtagtaggtactgAATTATTGTTTGGTAACTGctttttgtttcataatttCGTAGTATGACAATTGAAAAATTACACCACTTATAAGAATGGCTGAAGGAATTTcaatgataaaaatttataaatagaaaaattcgatcacaaggcgggattcgaacccgcgccCTTCACGCCAATCCGGGGCAGACGCCTGACCGATAATATTTGGTTTGAAAGTGAAAGTTTTTgaaatcagtccagtagtttatgcgtaaaaaccatacatagttacatacataattacaaatctttataatattaaatatcgaTAATATCTTTCTGAACCTAAGTAGTatacttcaaaaaaaatgACAACCCAGACGAGCAGTTACTTTttccaaacaaaaatataataagggattgataaaataaaacacatttcttTATTGTGTATCTTTATTTCACTGAGacattcacatttttaacaCTACAATGCACTTAGCGgttaagtaacaaaaaaaaaaaaaaacagttttgatgtaaaaaaaaatcttacttTATTAACTTTCAATGAAGGAAATACTAATGATAAAACAAACTTATGTTCTCAATACTACAggcaaaaatagaaaataatagtaCTTCTTTGATATTTATCTGAATACATTCagacattattattatgtactagatttccgcccgcggcttcacccgcgtttgcaaaggaaaacccgcatagttcccgttcccgtgggatttccgggataaaaactatcctatgtgttaatccaagttaccctctatatgtgtgctaaattacattgtaattggttcagtagtttttacgtgaaagagtaacaaacatccatacatccatacaaactttcgcctttataatatatattagattttttacAGCAATGAAATGCGAGGAAAATCAAGAACATACTtatttagagctagcgcgcaagagcaacttttgtctcgtTCACTATtgagtctctcccatcaactgtatgggctagtaagaaagtgcgcgcacgtagcgacgcaactccccatacagttgatgggagagacaaaatagtgaAGGAGACCTCGGTAGTTTTCCAATGACAGCACTAGAGCGCATTATGCGGCATAATGCTTAACGTTGAATGTTTCAACTACAGCAACGCTTCGCACAATCGAGCACTCTTTAAAAGTAATGCGCGTGATGCGTGCAATCGATGCCAACTCAGTGACAGAAATGAGAAAATTAACAAGTGTTTTCGCCTTTAAGTTGGCATTGATcgaaatgttttgtttatatattatcgttagtaatattattaattgttggaaaaaatttaaagctttcgtttcattgtagttttatcgaaataatcaaagttaattcaaattgtgttaaaaaaataaatataagtatggaagAAAGTAACtacaaacattgaaaaaaatgttaatgaaataatcgaaatccaaattacttaaaataaccgtaaatagttttcaaccAATGATTATGTATACCACTTTAGGTTATTGCTAactctatgaatatatttttttttcaacactgaACTTAGCGCAACCTGCTGGTGCGTTTGAAAACTAATTCACGTTCCAATTAAGCATCAGCATAATTCGGCATTGTGCGCCACTGAGTCGCATTAtgctctgtaattggaaaactaccaaaagttgctcttgcgcgctagctcttaagaCCTATTCAGATTAGAGCGGTATTATATACCGCCGTGGTTAGCGGTATTATATACCGCCGTGGTTAGCGGTATTATATACCGCCGTGGTTAGCGGTATTATATACCGCCGTGGTTAGCGGTATCCCGATGGCACgcaattaaatttatgtagTATATTAGAGACTCTCGTACCGATCGATATACCCCGATTGTACACCGATCCACGGCTGTAgtaaataagtacaatatgGTCTTGATTATTTCCTCGCATTTCATTGCCGTAAAAATACATTGATAACTATAATAGGCCTTTAATAAAGTATGTAGCAATTGTACAtattgtaggacaaatattgactttaaaaaaatatttattgaaaatccAAAATTGTTGGAAAAAATGCAAACATGTCATTGGACacggaaatgtataaaatttacttagaaaaataatgttatagcttgtatttctatatttctataacggtgcatttacatcaaacgagcgaatgttcattctaaccccactatgtcaaattattttagtgtaaacagacgtggagcattctttcgttgttcttagtgaaAATTCTATgaaatgttctaatactgaacaacactgaatacgagttttcgtttacactaaaagatcacgaaagaatgctcttgctctagctctatgttcgtttgatgtaaatgcaccgttacaTACAATGTATGTTATAACTTGTAAGATACAGAATTCTTATTTGAAACGTAACTTAAAAACCGTCTTCGTAGTTATTTCAAATCGGCAACAATCCGGCAAATATAAAgggaaatttattaaaaaaaaacaacatttgaaAACATATTTCACTGTTTGGACTGGGATCAAACGTCCTAATATgtacgtataaaaaaaatatcatttggCGTTAgcgacatttttttaaaattaatatcgtCACTTCATAAAATCTgcaacattaattaaaatttcaaaacatGAATTAGAAAAAACAAAGGAGGATTGTTTatttggtaaaaaaaaatcgtgttGCGTATATATTGAGATATTCAAGTAGTTTATGTTGAGTGAAAATTTCAGAAGCACAAGGAGTGCTCGCAAAAGTTGAAAATTATGTACTTTTCCGATTTATTCGATCACACAGcaggattcgaacccgcatcTTCCGCGAATACGCCTTGACCAACTCGGCCACACGTAATCGAATTCTATTCTTTATAGGCCATCCACACGTCTGCCgaacattgagatatacatacctacatcacttatgttccgctcaacatacgccatatggcgtaactgcacgctcattttttatttgttttaaagtgaaacgcatcaaatatgccttcgggtgtgttacgatattgcacaaataatacaaataatacggaaaagtgcaaaggaataactttcatcggtaagtacctaattagataataatttttaaaacttagttagagcaaaaaaatggcgcacagattttgttcgtggtgtctcctccataaaaagtaatattatctcaatgctgCCGAACAACGTGAAAAACAACGAACACATAGGGACGGCGCTATACAGAGAAGCGAGAAGGAAATAAGTACATCTTTTCTTCGTATAGTACTGTATGTGTTCGTTGTTTGCCAAGTTGTTCGGCAGACTTGTGGATGGcctgttaaaaatttatttttacaaagcaTTTGAACGgcataaaaccaaaatatcATCGGTGTATTAACGCAAAAAGCTTCTGGAAAAAAGTTTACTTGCATCAATACGTCATGTCTGATTAGAAACACGATATTTACGAACGAAAacaagatattttattgtagtgtgaaaaatgtattgaaaaaGGGAAATATACTATTGACGAAACAGCATTAAAATGCttgaaaaacaatattcaCTCAATGTTATAGGAAATTGGAGCAGTCAACGACTGACCGCTCGAGCCgcccgtgtacggccgcccttagaCTGGAAAACCTAACGCCTTGAGAATTTGAAACCTACATTTTCAAATAAGTAAGTGCAAGAGAATTATTGTGACTCGTTCAGTCGCCGCAAAAATTACAGTAAGAGGGGAAATTTCTTATCGGAACGATTTGGTCCGAAATCTCTCAGTCTTCAGGAAGAAAAATTACCGATGTCATTCCAAGTGTTATTGCATCTGGATATTCTGTGAAACCAGAGAAGTTGCAGGATGTCAAAAATCTTTTAATGAAGCATTTTTGACAACAGTGGGAAAATATTCGTGACCtcgatttcaaaaatgtcCAATACTAACAACGCAAGGAACTATCTCCCATATCCAATAATGTTGAAAAAGTTATGGGTCATTTGAACCACCAGCccccctagacaagtggctttctgttagcgtaaagtttgatagaatagattgtgaatgtatgagattgacgtaagctggagatacgtttatctacagcttacgtcaatctcatacgttcgtagtctattctattgaactttacgctaacagaaagccacttgtctagggggGCAGGTGACCTATCGACACAGATGACACAGTCCATCCtattcctactaatattataaaggcgaaagcttgtaaggatggatgtgtaatgtgtatgtttgttactctttcacgcaaatactaatGAACCGATTACTATGAAATATAGCGCACAgctagagggtaacttggattaacacataggataggtttcatcccggaaatcccacgggaacggatgcgggtttttctttgaaaatgcgggcggaaagctagtaatgtttaaatcgcgtttaaaatccgttaaaaagcgTTTAAtctctaaataattatactgtCGTTAAATCGATCACAAGAAAATACCAAACTGTTCGTAATATTTGAGAGAACTGTTCGTAATATTTGAGAGAACTGTTcgtaatatttgtattatagatTACTAtagagaaatattaaaaaaaattatgtcaaaatttgatatttttaggctattgcatagcttttatCTCAGACTTTGAGCGCGGCGACCGAATGtaaaaattccgtaacgaaaaaacctaaCACCCCCCACTGCAACCGGCAAAGcgatgctatgcaatagctttaccgcggcagtcctagagtgacacacgtcatttttttttttatatatatttctttgcactggcacaccccggacactccatacaaaattatagttttgacagtcacactgtagagactgcaaatgtgtgtgtaaactctttatggttggcacatttgtgactagcgtaaaaaaaaattcgcgtttttctgatgaaatacatccgtaaacagcacaatatctaaccattttctacgaaaaacgataatcacaaatccaaaataataaaattgctttaagtcaatttgattaatgttgtcaatcttcgttgcgtttcgtctaaagacgtcgttggtatcgtccttgcggggaaatgggtaccataacatgtctgatcgtgcggggtgaggtaagtgtttaattttggcgggaggcggagagtgtccgttctgtagcgtttagctactattatgtattctgtggcaCTGGTACAAAGTTTAGAGTCATTAAGCACcgtttttataatacctagtttataaaacaatcaataacaaaaagcgcttaaaactaaaaaatcgTGCTCACAATTATGTAGCAAGTACttaacactaaaaattattaacagcCCATTTCACAACTTCTAATGTCCTGTTTAGCTATCTGTCAATTAAAACGACACataatgtatggaaattttaGTCAAAAAGTATTAGATAGGCAATCAGGAACATTATCAGTAAGCAGTGAGACTGGCAGTCAGAAAAAACACTAGAAGAAACACAATTACTTATGTACTAAGTACTTACAATCTATATGCACTTACAAGTATTAAAACGCTTTATTCTTCTAAGATTTTCAAATCcttaaaaaaaagacaatttaacggtttacaacaaaaaaaggTAGCctttttacactataaaaaaaaaactacaacaGACACTgagttaatataaatttaaaaaaggacagaaaaaattcgatcccTCAGCGGGATTTGAACCCGCGTCTTTCCGCCAATCCGGAGCAACGTCTGACCAACtctattcttaaaaattattatttataaatcattttaatgccataaaaacaaaataatgcaAATTTAGTCaagaaataacatcaaaaataggtaacatatttattattcttctgctataaacaatgttttgccaaaaataatgatttttgaagtgaaacttctttatcgggatCGGAAAAGAATATAGTGtcacatttttccgttacgcgccatctttttcttatccctaccacgcgtgattcgacgtatttctgttaATTTGcacatagtaaattattttttgaaaaataaggtcataaagaagtttcacttcttacgtgtgtacactaatagcaagaagcttatatcttatacactggagatttcggtatgaacatttgacgtgtaacaagaaaattgttgtgttttatcactttcacacctaacttggtattgccactgttaatacgaagttttcccaaggctactatgtatgccgtaatattctgtgcaaaaggttagtttttgtacatgagtttgttgataaattgccaacaacgtcattcagaagcattgttggatgagacaattattatttctgctaaataaaataagtatcggaccaattattaaaaagcgatactccctgattatgggtagttaccataataaaattgtagcaactctcactttgacaatatggcataagtgtcaaaaaaattgcgtcgcttcgaatatttaagttaatattgttgcgtatttaataaatattttccgaatataaataatgtattgcattgtgaaaaattgcagaagtgtttggacaccaaattctggcatagaatttcacaggcaagtgtatatttacgttatttacaatattcctcaatactgctgcatttacctgttaagaatcatttcaatggcaaaaattgtaaaattttgcatcattttagaaagcagtcatgttaaatttgttattttcctaatactttatcatttttcaacaagttttcaataaacaaaataaacaagtaaggtaaccatgatgacgagtttttatggatagtgaagagaatatattgtaataacaatattatgatgaaatttagaacaccattttcaagatttttactagtaatgaaacaacactcgacatcggtattgcactcataatatgtaattctaagattgttcgtttttacattgaaatttatacttttttaacttacctcatattttttgttttaggtatttcagctttccaaaaaggaaaataaaaagaaatatatacgtgcccatcaagggtaaaattactgaggattacgaccccgaaaaaaataccttttgaaaaataaacttagttgtgcaaggcgtttattataaacagtttttctttgatgattttggcttgaaattgacccatcgaagcaacgcgtttaaaaagaaagatctgagtagcttacaatttggtaaacagcatctgatgcaaaacacaactttcctctatttacaaaggatgttaatgctatatatcggttcatatccaggctttgtagccaagagttatttaaaactatcattctataccaattaaaattgtatgtacctataaagtatggccagttatattataatataattaatactgttaaaaatatatgtcgttattatttatagaccatgatttttagttttttctatttcgaaaaatcctgaatatacaaaccagtgtggtcacccacagaaagagacaaaaaacaacactgacgtcattcaaggttatattttcttgtgacaagtcaatggtcatagtgcaatctccagtgtattagatataagcttcttgactAATAGACGCACATATTCCCATAATATCTACCAGTGTATCAAAATGTCATTTTTTACTCATTTTCCTCCCTTCAATATACCATTACGTACGgtataaactaatattttgacaaaaaattCAGTGTACATACTTctaaggtacctacctacctataaacaatattttgacaaaaaaaaacattttgacaaaaaaaacGCAGTGTACATACTTCTAAagcataaacaatattttgacaaaaaaaaaagtttttttttttttaatttttcattattatcatCCCGTTTAAACCCCCATAGCCGCCAAAAGCTCTGGGGCATCAGCCTCATACACTTCTTCCTCTGTCTTCAAACAATTCTTTAGTTTCAAAATGCCATGCCCGTTGCTATCTAGCCGTAAGTAATGTATGGCTTTTTGCAGCATGGCGGGTGTAGGGTTTTGCGGAAAacctgtaaaattttaaatgctaTTAATTATTCGTTGAAGtgatctttaggcgcgttgagagtaaaatttcaaggtcgcgtcatggtaacatcgtcacgtcatggagtaagggggcgattttggtatctttgtaagtttcacttctgacacgtgcgCTCGGCACActcgctcttttttattacttgctttattatatttagaaagGTAATACCATTCAAATGACTTATTTCAGTTTAATATGTTAGCAATATTACGTCCTCTGGGTTCTGGCAGTAACTTTTAAAATcttaacttatattttttattacactttactatgctagttaataataaaaattatttaaaagtaaaactttTAGCTAAACTAGCACagagggcggccttatcactaaagAGTGATCTCTTCTAGGCATCCTCTAATGCGAGGGTAATTTCGTTTATCTGATttatgcccggttcctatatttgaaaaacgatccgttttagttacgaatagtagtataattaaccaagcgtaagcgaaaatcgttcctataaaaaacgtctcgtcaagcaacttaccgacggcttcctactgacggatgggagggttactattaacgaacggtaagcacattgtatggagaagacagtttatcgcgttcctataaatatttttaatgtcattatgctgtcaaagttactattcgtatagcattttgtttacccgtcgatttcgggcggttaaattcttactatttcattgtttccgcttcaatatcgaaatgtggagttcagatagtgatagagaagtgtttaatattatatcgaatttcggaagaagatagtgggcgtgaaagagtatatattatagagaaggagtggatttttttgcgaccctggattctcacgaatttcaattgagatttcgacttgataaagaatctgttgaacaattacttcttgaaatttatccagacgtacgaataaaaggagccaggttagtttaatggaggcattaatattataccaaacacgtctaaccttattacatacctaatttaggtatgttgtcatttcaggaatcatggggtatctccataacatcaattactgttgacgctgaggttctatgctttaggcacaatatcgatatcagtggcagacctatttcccttggtcacggcatcacgcgtgaacgggtggaccgatttcgataattatttttttataatgttccttgaagtacgaggatggttattatggaaagaaaacataaacatgtaccaagggcgaagccggggcggaccactagtatatatatgtgtctatgtttgcaatgtagaaatcaattttttaaacattgtattgtaaataataaaaaataaataaaagtacataataaaatggaataaaagttttatttctttataactatgtttaattttacatagtaatatgtaaccacataatatatgccaaaaaactgtcctgtgattcttacgcgacaaccctccatcgattatcatcttctatattatattccttaacgctgtaataggctctctgaactaaatacattttttacataagatttacatttagcactaacaaattctttttctaccgtgtgtctagatatattgcttaataatatacaaaaattaattagttattgtgtgttcagtatttcaagagcgaagccggggcggaccactagtatatatatgtgtctatgtttgcaatgtagaaatcaattttttaaacattgtattgtaaataataaaaaataaataaaagtacataataaaatggaataaaagttttatttctttataactatgtttaattttacatagtaatatgtaaccacataatatatgccaaaaaactgtcctgtgattcttacgcgacaaccctccatcgattatcatcttctatattatattccttaacgctgtaataggctctctgaactaaatacattttttacataagatttacatttagcactaacaaattctttttctaccgtgtgtctagatatattgcttaataatatacaaaaattaattagttattgtgtgttcagtatttcaagagcgaagccggggcggacc
The Colias croceus chromosome 30, ilColCroc2.1 genome window above contains:
- the LOC123704535 gene encoding uncharacterized protein LOC123704535, producing MDADIKPFLKNKNELRIEKNDSIKIDVKNNDGKKRIDTETKKVLNADERKKIRERYTIRNKANRVVSLEMPNLLQNDESSKKICDEDEHRKLADSKSEGTKTVKDSENKKSKRRPVITTIRSKNDAKVYKTVTFTDFKAEQRDAKALQIKIPTENPLIRKEKTTPVVNDVVVKEIDKTTESSHYSSSKSRKKRIAHKTKRANIPSPDPFRKGESPPTEVAKWAPNCLNKHTKPYYEAWVDTTLAAITKFSEKDKMFLEKQNLIESFRRMLERPDSPDLVYNHMDEKYLGKIKIRQK